The genomic DNA TGTGGTTCATTTTAAACTGTGGGCAATTATGTATCAATCAAAATTGAATGTTGATCTGCTATTGCCCGGTGGGTAGCTCCTGTCTGTTAGACATGTTTGTTTTAATCTCTCTTCTTCCAAGTACTTTTCCATAACACTTTCTGTCAGGCTAGTGCAGCCAGTGCTCTCTCTTACACTCTGTTTTGTGATGCTTTTAGGTTGTTGCCCTCTGGTCCTGTCAGATTTAGGCCCGGTGGTCCTGCCAGGTTGTGGCCCTGCAATCCTATCAGGTTGTGGCCCTACAATCCTGTCAGGTTGTGGCCCTTCAATCTTATCAGATTCTGGCCCCTATGCTTTCTGGCTTCTGCCAAAGAAACACATACACAGTTTAAGAGTGCAGAGGATCCTCCTCCACAGCAGCGCCGTCGCTCTGTCCTGCGGTTCCAGCTGTCTACCACCAGCACCCATTACACAACCGAGACCCCCAACACCCCAACCGAGAGCCACCTTGACCCCCTGggcttctccctcctcttcaacCTGGAACTAGCGATGGACAACCAGCCCAATCAGCCCAACCACCAGTCTCTACTCCACCAAAGCGAGAGGCTGCTGCCACTGGAGTATGGCCCCTGCATAAAGGAAGAGGCCCTGGCCTCCCCACACATCCCCTACAtgggggtggaggaagaggaggagaggatgtctcagggaggggatgaggtggaggaagggTTAGCTCTCCTCCGCAGGCTTCCTGTGGAGTGTGCCAATACTGGCTACTAATGTTGGCTGACTTTAGGGTCAGGAATTTTTCCCTGATCGGGTCACATGGTTGGGAATGTGATTTTCTCAGCAAATGAATAGCAGACCTAAGTCTGCCTGTATCCAATTCACAACTACTTTGTACTTTGAAGTATAATGTATGTTGATCCCGATTAGTGAAGTCGACTCTCATGTGCCGCATGAGGCAGTAAGCACAAAAGCTCTCTTTCTGCTACGCTCTTCCATTCTCACTCCAGGATTGACAATGACTGGAAGGAATGATGATTAGGGTAGAGTCCCTCTTAGTCACGTCACATAGTCAAAATAATTCCCTCATGTCCCTTATCAGCTGACTTCCAGGTAAAGTAGTACTTATATTATATTAGATGTATTTTATGAAATTGTATATGCAGCGCTTGAAAGAGACACTGGTCTCAATGGTGACTCCCTGATTAAATTAAGGTAAATAATGTCCACAGGACATGTATTACACCTCAACTAGTTTAATCAGATTACGTTCAGGTATTTGATCGTGGGTATTGTTCATCAAGTGAGTGGCAGTCCTATGAGTGGGGGGCTACCCGGCAGAGATGAAAATATCATCTTGAACGGAAAACTCCATTCGCCCACTGGCGGTAGGAATTTAAAGCCTTGGGCACAAGAAAGGCGGCAAATAGCAAGCAGGACATTTTATCCTATCTGGTTACTATCAGTGTTTGATAGGATCCTAATAAACACCATTAATTTGTTAGCTGACTAGTAATACCTTTGGATTGAGACAATGTTAAGCCTTTTCACCTTGACCAACTGTTTTGCTGAGGTTGAGTGGAACTTAGTTCATTTAAATAAAAGTAATTAACAAATGAAAAggctgtctttctctttcttacTCAAAGCTCTGGCAGTTACAAGAATTCAGCTCTCTATCGAAGGACAGTTTGGCCATTATCTAACCAAAGTCAAATGTTGATACTGTATCAACCAAGGTACCATCAAATAATGCATTTCAATCCGTAGAAGTGGTGCTTTTTAACAAAAACATAATTTATTCATGTAACAAATAGTGTGAATGCCAGCATACACATCTATATAAATGTCATATTGTTCATCAGCAGTTGTTCATCCTTAGACTGAAAAGCAAAACAGGTAAACAATGATGAAACTAAAGATTGCACTGCCAATAACAATAATAGTTCATAAAAAAAGTTAACAGAAGTATGCTGCGGTTTTCATGTAATTGCACTAATACAAGTGCACTGTGTAAAGTGCAGGACATTGCATTGCATTATTACATAGCCAGATAAAGTTTTGTAAAGTGCATTCTAAAAAATCTGTAAAACATTGATATTGCAGAAAtaatatataccatttagcagagtcttttatccaaagtgacttacagtcatgcgtgttTACATTTCATATATGGGTGTCTCCAGTGGAAACTGACACTTGGTGTTACAAGCATCATGCACtaacaactgagccacacaggaccacagtATTAGAGAAAATATATTTCTACCATGTGGAAATATTGCTACATAAATAGTTTGGATCAATAGCTTGGTTTTCTTATTTTGTCACGTGTCATGAGTAGAATCCCCAGAAACAATGCATTACTCTAGGGTTACTGTAGGGACGTGTTTCTTAGTCCTGGTTCTGAGGACTCAAAAGGGGTGCACATTTGAGTTTTTACCCTAGCACTGCACACATCATGTCactaatcaactcatcatcaaacctttgattagtagaatcaggtgtgtatTGCTAGggcaaaacaaaaaatgtgcacCCTTTTGAGTTCACAGAACCAGGATTAAGATACCCTGCTGTGGGGAAATAACCAATGTACCTGTACATGCagttacagtaggctacatagtaCTTACTATCACTAATTCAGATAAGTAAATGCAGACTGCACCACAAGTGGTAAGAAGTGGATATATTTTACTTACTAACCTGTACACATGGTAGTTATTTAGATGACCTAGTGGAAATTTACTGGTACAAGGACTACCATAAGTGGTGTTCCCGAGGTGACCTGCCTCTGGGTTTTATTTATTTCCCAAGGAACACTTGATGTGTTATTACAGTACTGAGTATGTTTCCCCTGCACTAGTTGGTCTCATTTGCATGTGGTGGTGCATCAACGATTAGGACCATCCTGGTGATGCATCGTCTGATCTGGATTAACCTGCGAAGCAACATAAATGCCATTAGAAACATGTGTGATCTTCCTTGATTCACCTGCTAACAGCACTGTGGTTAAACGGTACGAAACAGCTTTTAACTTGTGTGTTGGGGGTGTTCCTGTGTCACAACCCCTTCATTTTAGTTTATACCAcatgaggctgctgaggggagaacggctcataataacgtctggaacggagcaaattcaatggcatcaaacacctggaaaccatgtgtttgatgcatttgataccattccactccagtcattaccgcGATCCCATTCTCCCCAAATAAGGTCACACCAGCCTCCTGTGATTTACACATAATTACATGCATTTGAATTAAAAGAGAAAACAGGGATTGACTCTTGCCTCTGGTGTCTGGGTGAAGCGGGCCTCTAAGTAGCGGTTGCCCAGGCCCATGATGTGTCCTGTGGATTGTCTGGAGAGACAGGCCACCCTGGCTGTGAAGTCCAGAGTGAAGGCCAGCTTGACCAGCTCCGGGGCGTTGACGGGCCCGGGCCCAACAGTGTGTGGTGTCTGGCGGCTCTGGCCTGTAGGGGTCTCTGTCTCCACGTACGTATCAGCCAACTGCTGGAAGGTACTGTAGGACAGCTTCTGGAAGAATGCGCTCAGGCTGGGGTTCTCCTTCAGCTATGGAGAGAGCAGGACATACTTTCACGAGTGACCATAGAATAATATATTATTATCCATGAGGAAATAGCAAGTTTAACCTGAAATCCAGACCAGTTTTGTGGTAACATTTCACTCCTTGTACTCTGTGCCATTTACCAAACCTGTTTGGCATAGGATACTGGGTACAAGGGGTGGAAtgttagcacaaacagactggtacccaggctatagcAAGCTATCCTGGATGTGAAAGAAGCATTGAGTGTCAAAGATAGACTTTTGTATTAAGTTtctcacatacattatttttttgTTGTAGTTTATGAACACAAACCTTGTTATCAATGACGTCTCCTTGCTGCTTCATCAGAACAATGATCCTTTTGATGACGTCCTCTGTAAGAAATGGATAGAAAGGGTCAATAGAAGTCTACACAGTTGTAACAGATGTGTGATGTGCTGTGGCCTTTACAGCTTTATATTTAGGATGCTATTGAATGTGCAATTTCTATTATGATTAGATAAGACATCAATACACATGAGAACATTGCTTGATGATAGGCTACTTACCATCTGTAGAAgctgtgtctgtctctttctcctcagaCACAATCTTCTCCAGCTCTTCTGACACTTTCTCATAGTATGAGTCTGTGAGCACCACACTCACAACCGCTGTAGAGTAACAAGTAACATAGTGTTTTTTTCATGCAATAAATCTACTAACAGGACTACCAACTAACTCTCTAACAACTGGACTACTAACTAATAACAGGGCTACCAACTAACTCTAATAACTGGACTACCAACTAACTCTCTTTAACAACTGGACTACTAACTAATAACAGGGCTACCAACTAACTCTAACAACTGGACTACCAACTAACTCTCTAACAACTGGACTACTAACTAATAACAGGGCTACCAACTAACTCTCTAACAACTGGACTACTAACTAATAACAGGGCTACCAACTAACTCTCTAACAACTGGACTACTAACTAATAACAGGACTACCAACTAACTCTCTAACAACTGGACTACTAACTTATAACAGGGCTACCAACTAACTCTCTAACAACTGGACTACTAACTAATAACAGGGCTACCAACTAACTCTCTAACAACTGGACTACTAACTAATAACAGGGCTACCAACTAACTCTCTAACAACTGGACTACTAACTAATAACAGGACTACCAACTAACTCTCTAACAACTGGACTACTAACTAATAACAGGACTACCAACTAACTCTCTAACAACTGGACTACTAACTGATAACAGGGCTACCAACTAACTCTCTAACAACTGGACTACTAACTAATAACAGGACTACCAACTAACTCTCTAACAACTGGACTACTAACTAATAACAGGGCTACCAACTAACTCTCTAACAACTGGACTACTAACTAATAACAGGACTACCAACTAACTCTCTAACAACTGGACTACTAACTAATAACAGGGCTACCAACTAACTCTCTAACAACTGGACTACTAACTAATAACAGGGCTACCAACTAACTCTCTAACAACTGGACTACCAACTAACTCTCTAACAACTGGACTACTAACTAATAACAGGGCTACCAACTAACTCTCTAACAACTGGACTACCAACTAACTCTCTAACAACTGGACTACTAACTAATAACAGGGCTACCAACTAACTCTCTAACAACTGGACTACCAACTAACTCTCTAACAACTGGACTACTAACTAATAACAGGGCTACCAACTAACTCTCTAACAACTGGACTACCAACTAACTCTCTAACAACTGGACTACTAACTAATAACAGGGCTACCAACTAACTCTCTAACAACTGGACTACTAACTAATAACAGGGCTACCAACTAACTCTCTAACAACTGGACTACCAACTAACTCTCTAACAACTGGACTACTAACTAATAACAGGGCTACCAACTAActctctaacaactagactactaACTAATAACAGGGCTACCAACTAACTCTCTAACAACTGGACTACCAACTAGGGCCCAATTTCCCAAAACACAGTTAAACTAAGATTATCCACAAAATCCTgtttgaacaaaaggaccataaCAACAAAACCAGTACTGTGTGAAATGTTTGGGTGCCATGCCCGCTCAAACCTACATTCAACTCCAGTTATTTCTGTAGTGTTGGCCCTGTTCCGAGCCGATGATCTCCTCACAGACCCTCTGAAGCTGTCACTCTTTATTTTTCTCAGAGGTCTCCTCATGGAGCGCCATTGCTTTTTTATGGATTTGTTTCCTTGCGACTGTCCACCAGTCTCTGTACCAGACTCGTGCTCATCTTTCTGGTCACTCCCCTTCTTCGAGAAGAAACCCAGAAAACTTTTCCAGAGAGAGGGCCTTTTGGTcctcttctttccctctttagACTTATTCTCCAGTTCAGTAGACGCATCAATCTCAGGAATATCAGCAGGTCCTGGGATTTCTACAGGAGCCACATTTGGTATAACAAAGCCCTCGTCGGGTGGTGTGCTGGTGGCATCGCCATCGTCAAGTTTGCTGGGCCCTAAGGTGACCAAGGAGTCAATAGAATGCCGGTGGACTCTTCTGCGTTTCTCTGACAGTGTCACCCACTTCCGAGGCTTTGTTGGTGACCTCTGGTCCTCACATGTCCCGTCACTTAAACTGATGCTGCGCTTCACATAAACTTCCAAGAGGTGACTGGTGTCCTTGCGGCCAAGAGAGAGCAGCTGTGCCTGTTTGGGCATCTTCTTTTCTGCAACCTCCATGATAGAAATCTACAATAGATAATGCAAAAttagatacattttttaaatgaccGTAAAGATGTATTTCTTTCAACATTATGTTATGTCACAATTGCACAATTGTATTGGATATGTTGTTCTGGTTGTTTTGGTTTCACTTGTAATATAGCCTAAAGTAAAGTTTTCGTTTACATTTTCTGAACGATTAAAACACAGCATTGGTTGCCCAAAAAATTGCCTAACAGTTCTCTCTGGtcgtggtatttcacccaatgcTGATCTTAGTTCTTCCTGAACATTAGCCTACCATTACCACTGTTCTTCctgaacagtagcctaccatTACCACTTCAACTTCCAATTTCCCATGTGAATACGTCAGTCGACAACATGAAATATAATAGGATATCATACACTAGGCTACTCACTTTTTCACTAACTGTCTTGCTGTTCCCTTCCCGATAAATGTGTTGATTTCGACGTGTTGACTAGGTGAGATATCCTACCCAAAAATGACCTCTTCAACAAAAACCTGGTTCAGGACATGTAATGACGCGTTGGTTTACGCCTCCTTCTTTACCGACAGCCTATCACCACCCTTTGTGCAGAGCGCGTGGGTGAAGTGAAGCAGGTAAGGGGAAGTCAATGCGTCATATGATTTCTCCTCAACGGGACTTTAGGGCTTGTTTACGGTTTCGGTGTTGTCCTGCTCGTGCCACAAGGGGAAATTACGGTGTTGGTTTTAGTtaacctgaaacacacacacacacacacacacacacacacactcacactcacactcacactcagtgCTGCTGTTGTAATATATACTATTGATTCTACTACCCACTTTAAATATGTAAATCCAGTCCATTATTACTATGCATACTACCTATTCTGCTACTTCCACTActtcttattttatttttttacttcatCTTTGTTATTACTGATTAAGGATTTATGTCCTGCATTGTTGAGAGAGCTCACggcataagcatttcactgcaccttttatacctgctgtaaattgtgtatgtgactaatacatttgatttgattaaaataACACTTCCCCATCAACAAAATAACATTCATATGGCCTGTATAATAATGCAGGTGGCATATGCGACTAGAAACAAAAACAGAATCCTCACCCTCTTGTTTTATGATTGACCATACACACTGGGCACagtcaaatcaacgtttattacTGGCAAAGGCAGCAATAAAGGCTGCCATCACCATTTTTTGACCTCTGTAGTCATACCGGTAGCCTACTGATAAGAACATTTATTGACTGCAGGGGAAATGTGAGGAACTACTTTGTGGGGCATTTGGACTTTCGGTTCAGCTGATAATATATTACCATAACCTTTATGTCTGGAGAAACACAAAAAATACATGATATATCATTGAGTGTTCTCTTTTTGGGGCAGGTCTTTGTGGTGGCATGATGCTACATGttccaacctggactcagggtcATTCTGCATGTTCCCAAGCAGTGTTGTGTTACCAAGTCTATTATATTTAGATTTTATTGTGCAAGgatggagggggggagaggaagtggaggaggaggagagacttcCAGGCAGATATGACTGAGAGTGGCCCCAACTGGTGTGACCTTTGACCTGGAAAAACTTTCCCtgaacggagagagacagagaacattcACCGACGGACTTTGCTCCTTTTAGGAACCATGGGCTTTAAATCTTTACACCATCCTAAAGTGACCTATATTCTCTGAAATGGAAGTTTGAACAGTTCCTAAAATTGGATGGTGTCTGAGCCGTTCACTGACAAGTGTTATGACTACACTGTACGATTCAAGAGAAGTGATCAAGACACAACTAGGCTACAGTATATGGTTATATTGTATTAGGTTATACAGCCATTAGGCTGCAGTGGCATACACTTCTCCATTGAAAGTCTACACTGCACTCCTCCTATTCAAGGCTACATTATTTGAAGTGTAATCTTATTCCATCATAAAGGTGTATCGCATTAATCATGAAATCGACCACAGCTCATGATTGTGACCAGAGATGAATGTGAGGTGTAGAGATACGAAAAGGGACGGCGGTCACGTTAATGCACTGGTTCTGATTCATTTACACTTGGGTTCATTTGATCTGAAATTAtttttgactgttactgttatGGCTGCgatttttcatttttaatgacCCGCTGGCTTTGTTCAAAAGCCTGTTCATCTATTTGCTCCAGTCAATGTCAGCCACACACACTGTAGTCATATGACCAGAATTTAGATTAAGCTGGCAGAATACTAACTCATACAAAAAAGGATTCTGTTGAATTCTCAGTGCATCATGTAATGTAATGCAATGCAGGCTACTcactagggttaaggttagggtggggttagggttatctgGATTTACACTATTGGATggcacacagcctacattgtaTGCATTTATTTCAACACTCATTCATTCCAACCTTCAGACAGCCACAGATAAACTCATATTTCCCAGTAAATCATCATTCTACCATTTCCTCTTGCGATGTGTTTCTCCATTCTCACATGGTGTCTCACTAGGGACTTTATCCTCCCATCTGCAACATTTCTGACCAAATGTCGCCCAAAATAACATTTTTACCCAGGAGCACAATTATATTTCCTGTTAACACCATAGCACTTAGCACACCATCACAATACATAAACAATCAGCAgactacacacactgtacaccatacaatggaaaaatacaagcctcaatcaatcacatttattcatGAAGCTTTTTATAGCTTCCCAACTGCAGCATCCtcattcattttcacaaagtgcTTGCACACAAACTGAACAATGTACACATGCTATTCCATCTTTCCTCTTCTTATCACTGTGGTTTAAATGGCATGATCATGACCTGCATAATGAGTGTGGCTGCTGAATCACTATGCCTTATTAACATTCTGTGTGAACACTGGGGAGGGTGTGTAAAGCCTCTCAATAGTACCTGCAGACACCCACTCTCTTCTGATTTTCAATGTATATACTGTTCCtggaaaaataaaaaaagagaagTTTGTGAGAGGAAAGAAAAGTTTGCAAATCAAGCATTTGTTTCCCCTCCAAATCCATGATTTACATATGAGTGAAGTTTCAGTTTTGCTGGTCTCCTTTTATGTAATGCACTAAAACCAATAGGTTTGTTTTATAGACAACTTGATGTTTGTGGATGACACATTACTGTGAATTTCCATCTCCCTAGAGATGgacttttttatttaactaggcaagtctgttaagatcAAATTCAACCAGCCTAcccccccagccaaaccctcccctaactcagacaacactgggacaattgttcaccgccctatgggactcctgaacacggccggttgtgacacagcctgggaacgaaccagggtctgtagtgacgcaactgttctgttctgttcagaGTGGCATTAGTGTTGTTCACCCTCTGTTGGCCAGCCTCTACAACAGACCATTATACTGATCCCTGATGTTTGACCAACAGTCAGATCATGAAACTATGAGAGGATTATGAAGGGCTCTCTCATAATTGAATTGCATTTAGGGAGGATTTAATTTATTGTAACTTTCTAAAAATAATGGTACATCCTCAGTGTTAAAAATTTGGTGTGGAATTTGATCAAAACAATATGATATTTACATTCCACAATAGACTATGTATTATCTACTTACTAAAATCAACTAGTTATCCAGTGATGCTTCAACACCAAAGAATGTCACCCCAAACACTGTGAAACACAATAAGAGAGTTTATCAGATCATAAAACTGCTcctcccacaaccgtaaggctctccagagggtagtgaggtctgcacaacgcatcaccgggggcaaactacctgccctccaggacacctacaccacccgatgtcacagaaaggccataaagatcatcaaggacagcaaccacccgagccactgcctgttcaccccactatcatccagaaggcgaggtcagtacaggtgcatcaaagctgggaccgagagactgaaaaacagcttctatctcaaggccatcagactgttaaacagccaccactaacattgagtggctgctgccaacacactgactcaactccagccactttaataatgggaattgatgggaaatgatgtaaaataaatcactagccactttaaacaatgctacctaatataatgttccctacattattcatctcatatgtatacgtatatactgtactctatatcatccttatgtaatatatgtatcactagccattttaactatgccactttgtttacatactcatctcatatgtatatactgcactcaatataatctactgtatcttgcctatgccgctctgtaccatcactcattcatatatctttatgtacatattctttatccacttacacttgtgtctataaggtagtagatttggaattgttagctagattacttgttggttattactgcattgtcggaactagaagcacaaacatttcgctacactcgcactaacatctgctaaccatgtgtatgtgacaaataaaattggatttgatttgatttatctctCAGcgatcaaggtaagacccagatgcagactgtcaaagtaacaatgtttattgtagaGACAGGggcaggtcaaggcaggcaggggtcaaaaaAATCCAGGgtaaggcaaaggtacaggacagcaggcagactcaggggcaggcagaggtcaaaactgggaggactagCAAAGAGACGCTAGGAAACGATAGGCGCAGTTAGGTGCAGTTAGGAAAACCGCTGGTAAGCAAGAAcgaacaagatgaactggcaacaaacaaacagacagtgaacactggtataaatacacaggggataattgggaagatgggcgacacctagaggggggtggagacaaccacaaggacaggtgaaatagatcagggcATGACATTATCATTGTGATGGCTTTGTGATCACATAGATTGATAGTCAAAGAAACATTTGTGCAAAACACACCAACTTGTAGAGCTGACATTATTCCTTTTTCTACATGACAACGCATCATATCTGTTTCACATAGTATATGTTTATCTGATCAACGAGCGTTCTCTTATGTGATCCAATTCACCGTCCCAGGAAGAGTCGACCAGCATCCACTTCGACTTACTAAAGTTGAACCCTTAGGCAACACTGTACTGCCAGCGGTTGTCACCTCAAATACCGTGAAACACAATAAGAGAGTTCATCATTGTGATGTCTATGTGATCACATAGATTGATAGTCAATGCAACATTTGTGCAAAACACACCAAATGTCCAATGGATTATAACCACCTTTATGCTGGTTTGCTTGAAGATGAATGGTCATTTCAGTAAGGACCTTGAATGTGGTATATTATTGTATGGTCTCCAATGTGACAGGTTGGCCTTCATATGATGCACTCCAGAATTAGAGTAAATGAGGTGTAAACAAAAAACTTAGACATCATTTGTTCCCAAGAAGAAAGTGTGACAGATGAATGATTCAAGGGCACTGGTATTTTCTTAATCTGATATCAACCATACAAGTTAAATGATCATACTTTTATTTTTTGTAATGTAAGACGACACTGATAATAATTTGTTAACTTGATTGGGGCAAATAGATTTTTGTACTATATATGATACATTTATGATTAAATTAAGAGATTTGTTGCTGAACCACTTCAGCAGCTTGATAGCTGTCTATGTTTGGGAGCCTTATCTTGTGTTTAAATTCAACTTCATTTGATCCAGGTTGATACTCCAGGTGTCCTGCTTCAT from Oncorhynchus keta strain PuntledgeMale-10-30-2019 chromosome 10, Oket_V2, whole genome shotgun sequence includes the following:
- the LOC118388243 gene encoding uncharacterized protein LOC118388243 isoform X1 — protein: MTNQSKITECQRMHHVRGNISIMEVAEKKMPKQAQLLSLGRKDTSHLLEVYVKRSISLSDGTCEDQRSPTKPRKWVTLSEKRRRVHRHSIDSLVTLGPSKLDDGDATSTPPDEGFVIPNVAPVEIPGPADIPEIDASTELENKSKEGKKRTKRPSLWKSFLGFFSKKGSDQKDEHESGTETGGQSQGNKSIKKQWRSMRRPLRKIKSDSFRGSVRRSSARNRANTTEITGVESVVSVVLTDSYYEKVSEELEKIVSEEKETDTASTDEDVIKRIIVLMKQQGDVIDNKLKENPSLSAFFQKLSYSTFQQLADTYVETETPTGQSRQTPHTVGPGPVNAPELVKLAFTLDFTARVACLSRQSTGHIMGLGNRYLEARFTQTPEVNPDQTMHHQDGPNR
- the LOC118388243 gene encoding uncharacterized protein LOC118388243 isoform X2, with product MEVAEKKMPKQAQLLSLGRKDTSHLLEVYVKRSISLSDGTCEDQRSPTKPRKWVTLSEKRRRVHRHSIDSLVTLGPSKLDDGDATSTPPDEGFVIPNVAPVEIPGPADIPEIDASTELENKSKEGKKRTKRPSLWKSFLGFFSKKGSDQKDEHESGTETGGQSQGNKSIKKQWRSMRRPLRKIKSDSFRGSVRRSSARNRANTTEITGVESVVSVVLTDSYYEKVSEELEKIVSEEKETDTASTDEDVIKRIIVLMKQQGDVIDNKLKENPSLSAFFQKLSYSTFQQLADTYVETETPTGQSRQTPHTVGPGPVNAPELVKLAFTLDFTARVACLSRQSTGHIMGLGNRYLEARFTQTPEVNPDQTMHHQDGPNR
- the LOC118388242 gene encoding uncharacterized protein LOC118388242 isoform X2 → MKHPLVRMRNVHSQSSLGSDTDSQPVLKEEEEEVTLEEDKETEEEKEGDVLTDSELDPELPEEYSHGLEDLRWNLSSLEKAVYLSLPPWVQRALLCNLMAKCGVNNSFFPARLLSYLLLPYILPASIFLHVNYRVLCWLRQVPGKWLWPGVEMAVPFLLKLSHPRKNLMHRLLPSGPVRFRPGGPARLWPCNPIRLWPYNPVRLWPFNLIRFWPLCFLASAKETHTQFKSAEDPPPQQRRRSVLRFQLSTTSTHYTTETPNTPTESHLDPLGFSLLFNLELAMDNQPNQPNHQSLLHQSERLLPLEYGPCIKEEALASPHIPYMGVEEEEERMSQGGDEVEEGLALLRRLPVECANTGY